From a region of the Triticum aestivum cultivar Chinese Spring chromosome 7D, IWGSC CS RefSeq v2.1, whole genome shotgun sequence genome:
- the LOC123167680 gene encoding uncharacterized protein — translation MGNCQAAEEATVVVQHPGGGRVERLYWATSAAEVMRANPGHYVALVTLRVTEEEGQRQRRGAVRLTRVKLLKPRDTLQLGHAYRLIAVDEVTRAVQARKEEKTRRAQRQRQQASAGNDQSLMDEGLDQLEQQDRDGHPSSSTKGSRHRQWRPSLHSIAEVSS, via the exons ATGGGCAACTgccaggcggcggaggaggcgacggTGGTGGTGCAGCACCCGGGCGGCGGGCGGGTGGAGCGGCTCTACTGGGCCACCAGCGCCGCCGAGGTCATGCGCGCCAACCCGGGCCACTACGTCGCGCTCGTCACCCTCCGCGTCACCGAGGAAGAGGGCCAGCGGCAAAGGCGCGGCGCTGTGCGGCTGACGCGGGTGAAGCTGCTCAAGCCCCGGGACACGCTGCAGCTCGGCCACGCCTACCGCCTCATCGCCGTCGACGAGGTCACCAGGGCCGTGCAGGCCAGGAAGGAGGAGAAGACCAGGAGGGCGCAGCGGCAGCGCCAGCAGGCCTCCGCCGGCAACGACCAGTCACTCATGGACGAGGGTCTCGATCAG TTGGAGCAGCAGGACAGGGACGGCCACCCGAGCAGCTCGACGAAAGGCTCGAGGCATCGCCAGTGGCGCCCGTCTCTGCACAGCATCGCCGAAGTCAGCAGCTGA
- the LOC123164850 gene encoding tRNA (guanine-N(7)-)-methyltransferase, with the protein MTRTSGANGGGQQGSGKLPRKRFYRARAHSNPLSDSHFPIPIAPDDVDLSQHYPRYFPADKGEHGDGDGDAEAPRIRFADVGCGFGGLLVGLSPLFPDKLMIGMELRDKVTEYVKERVLALRASNPGQYDNISVVRTNSMKYIPNYFGKAQLSKMFFLFPDPHFKEKNHRRRVISMHLLDEYAYVMEVGGIIYTITDVEELGIWMRTCLEKHPLFQAVPEEEIKVDPVVKLLSSATEEGQKVARNGGQTFQAIFRRISLQEE; encoded by the exons ATGACGAGGACCAGCGGCGCGAACGGCGGCGGGCAGCAGGGGTCGGGGAAGCTCCCGCGTAAGCGCTTCTACCGGGCGCGCGCGCACAGCAACCCGCTCAGCGACTCGCACTTCCCGATCCCGATAGCGCCCGACGACGTCGACCTCTCGCAGCACTACCCGCGCTACTTCCCGGCCGACAAGGGCGAGCACGGTGATGGGGACGGGGACGCGGAGGCGCCCCGGATCCGCTTCGCTGACGTCGGGTGCGGGTTTGGTGGGCTGCTCGTCGGGCTCTCGCCGCTCTTCCCCGACAAGCTAATGATCGGCATGGAGCTGAGGGACAAG GTGACTGAGTATGTCAAAGAGAGGGTTCTGGCTTTGAGAGCATCAAATCCAGGACAGTATGACAACATATCCGTTGTGCGCACCAATTCAATGAAATACATTCCTAACTACTTTGGAAAGGCTCAGCTCTCCAAAATGTTCTTCCTGTTCCCTGATCCTCACTTCAAGGAGAAGAACCACCGGAGGAGGGTGATTAGCATGCATTTGCTCGATGAATACGCTTACGTGATGGAAGTGGGAGGAATCATATACACTATTACTGATGTAGAGGAGCTTGGTATATGGATGCGCACATGTCTGGAGAAACACCCACTCTTCCAAGCTGTTCCAGAGGAAGAGATAAAAGTCGATCCAGTTGTGAAGCTACTGTCTAGTGCCACCGAAGAAGGCCAGAAGGTCGCGAGGAATGGAGGGCAGACTTTCCAGGCCATCTTCAGGCGCATCTCCTTGCAAGAGGAATAA
- the LOC123164849 gene encoding ankyrin repeat domain-containing protein EMB506, chloroplastic: protein MLPWAATASSSSAAAAAAAALLHASPLPASHRAALPRYRPSPSLPPPLSVAFRSPARALPRGGDAFWEEPDDGSGGDYEDDGKQATGQRSSPFPPPFPLSRLVATRQQERQEQDLRREIELLLTPEEEAILDQNETADVTKISSPKWHPLHTYALALQIPLMDKLLDNGVDIDLVDKDGFTPLHKVIIGKKEAVISHLLRKGANPHVTDRDGATPLHYAVQVGALQTVKLLIKYRVDVNVADVDGWTPLHLAVQSRNRDITKILLVNGADQTRRTNGGKTPLDLSLCFGRDFNSYDLAKLLKLVPANRGV, encoded by the exons ATGCTCCCATGGGCggccacggcctcctcctcctccgccgccgccgccgccgccgccgctcttctccATGCCTCTCCACTCCCCGCTTCCCACCGCGCTGCACTACCTCGCTACCGTCCGTCTCCCTCTCTTCCGCCGCCGCTCTCAGTTGCCTTCCGTTCCCCGGCACGTGCCCTCCCTCGCGGCGGCGACGCCTTCTGGGAGGAGCCAGACGACGGCTCCGGGGGCGACTACGAGGATGACGGAAAGCAAGCGACCGGACAAAGAAGCTCTCCTTTCCCTCCCCCCTTCCCTCTCTCCAGGCTCGTTGCAACGCGGCAGCAGGAGCGTCAAGAGCAGGATCTCCGGAGAG AAATCGAGCTTCTCTTAACGCCGGAAGAAGAGGCTATCTTGGATCAGAATGAGACCGCTGATGTCACCAAAATATCATCA CCGAAATGGCATCCGCTTCATACATATGCGTTGGCGCTGCAGATACCTCTCATGGACAAGCTGCTGGACAATGGTGTTGATATCGATTTAGTTGATAAA GATGGTTTCACTCCTCTTCACAAGGTGATAATAGGCAAAAAGGAGGCTGTCATTAGCCATCTCCTAAGAAAAGGAGCGAATCCTCATGTCACAGATAGG GATGGAGCCACACCATTACATTATGCAGTTCAAGTTGGTGCCCTGCAAACCGTAAAGCTGTTGATTAAGTACAGGGTTGATGTTAACGTTGCTGATGTT GATGGCTGGACACCACTGCATTTGGCAGTACAGAGTAGAAATCGAGATATAACAAAGATATTGCTTGTCAATGGTGCTGATCAGACAAGAAGAACCAAT GGTGGGAAGACTCCATTGGACCTGAGCTTATGTTTCGGAAGGGATTTCAACTCATATGATCTGGCAAAGCTTCTCAAACTTGTTCCAGCCAACAGAGGTGTGTGA